The Chaetodon trifascialis isolate fChaTrf1 chromosome 17, fChaTrf1.hap1, whole genome shotgun sequence genome has a segment encoding these proteins:
- the LOC139345792 gene encoding heterogeneous nuclear ribonucleoprotein R isoform X2 yields MAAAEVNGSSAPAKEEEEPMDVTTTHTENYQTLLDAGLPQKVAESLDNIFQTGLVAYVDLDERAIDALREFNEEGALTVLQQFKESDLSHVQNKSAFLCGVMKTYRQREKQGSKVQESTKGPDEAKIKALLERTGYTLDVTTGQRKYGGPPPEDVFKGTQPGIGTEVFVGKIPRDLYEDELVPLFESAGPIWDLRLMMDPLSGQNRGYAFITYCNKDDAQKAVKLCDNHEIRPGKYLGVCISVANNRLFVGSIPKNKTRESILEDFGKVTEGLQEVILYHQPDDKKKNRGFCFLEYEDHKSAAQARRRLMSGKVKVWGNPVTVEWADPVAEPDPEVMAKVKVLFVRKLATAVTEELLEKTFSQFGKLERVKKLKDYAFVHFEERDAAVKAMDEMNGKELGGEEIEIVLAKPPDKKRKERQAARQTTRNAGYDDYYYYPPPRMPPPGRGRGRGGRGGYAYPPDYYGYEDYYDDYYGYDYHDYRGGYEDPYYGYEDVYSMRGRGTRPSRGGPPPPRARGAPPARGRGGYAQRGPPLGGPRGGRGGRGAPFQPQRGRGPRGARGNRGGNVGGKRKADVFNQPDSKRRQTNNQQNWGSQPIAQQPLQQGADYSGGEALRAEPLE; encoded by the exons ATGGCTGCCGCTGAGGTGAACGGTAGTTCTGCCCCGGcgaaggaagaagaggagccCATGGATgtgacaacaacacacacagagaactaCCAGACGCTCCTTGATGCAGGGCTGCCACAGAAAGTGGCTGAAAGTCTAGATAACATCTTCCAGACAG GCTTGGTGGCGTATGTTGACCTTGATGAAAGGGCCATTGATGCACTACGGGAGTTTAACGAGGAGGGGGCGCTTACAGTGCTGCAGCAATTCAAAGAGAGCGACCTGTCCCATGTACAG AATAAAAGTGCTTTCCTTTGTGGAGTCATGAAGActtacagacagagagaaaaacaagggaGTAAAGTACAGGAGTCCACCAAGGGCCCAGATGAGGCAAAAATAAAG gCTCTGTTGGAGCGGACGGGATACACCCTGGATGTCACCACAGGGCAGAGAAAATATGGAGGTCCTCCACCTGAGGATGTGTTCAAAGGAACGCAACCAGGGATTGGAACTGAG GTGTTTGTTGGAAAAATCCCAAGGGATTTGTATGAAGATGAGCTGGTGCCGCTCTTTGAGTCTGCCGGTCCCATCTGGGACCTCAGGTTAATGATGGACCCTCTCTCTGGTCAGAACAGAGGTTACGCCTTCATCACATACTGCAATAAGGATGATGCCCAAAAGGCTGTGAAGCTT tgtgatAACCATGAAATCCGCCCCGGCAAGTACTTGGGAGTGTGTATATCTGTTGCAAACAATCGCCTGTTTGTCGGATCAATTCCAAAGAACAAGACACGAGAGAGTATATTGGAAGACTTTGGCAAAGTTACAG AGGGTCTCCAGGAGGTGATTTTGTACCACCAGCCAgatgacaagaagaagaaccGTGGCTTCTGTTTCCTGGAGTATGAGGACCACAAGTCTGCAGCACAGGCTCGTCGCCGCCTGATGAGCGGCAAGGTCAAGGTGTGGGGGAACCCCGTCACTGTGGAGTGGGCTGACCCTGTCGCTGAGCCAGACCCAGAGGTCATGGCCAAG GTCAAGGTACTCTTTGTAAGGAAGCTGGCCACAGCGGTGACCGAAGAGCTTCTGGAAAAGACCTTCTCTCAGTTTGGAAAGCTGGAGCGAGTGAAGAAATTGAAAGACTACGCTTTTGTCCATTTTGAAGAAAGGGATGCTGCTGTAAAG GCGATGGATGAGATGAATGGGAAGGAGCTAGGAGGAGAGGAAATTGAGATCGTCCTGGCAAAGCCCCcagacaagaagaggaaagagcGCCAAGCAGCTCGGCAGACCACCAGGAATGCAGG GTATgacgactactactactacccACCTCCACGCATGCCCCCACCAGGCCGAGGCAGGGGTCGTGGCGGCCGAGGGGGCTATGCCTATCCACCAGATTACTATGGCTATGAAGACTACTATGATGACTACTATGGCTACGACTATCATGACTACCGTGGTGGCTATGAAGACCCTTACTACGGCTACGAAGACGTGTACAGCATGAGGGGCCGTGGTACTCGTCCCAGCAGGGGGGGACCTCCTCCACCTAGGGCTCGTGGAGCGCCGCCGGCACGTGGTCGTGGCGGCTACGCCCAAAGAGGGCCACCCCTCGGTGGACCGAGGGGGGGCCGAGGAGGCCGGGGAGCCCCTTTCCAGCCGCAGAGGGGCCGCGGTCCTCGCGGGGCCAGGGGCAATCGCGGAGGTAACGTCGGCGGAAAGAGGAAGGCAGACGTGTTTAACCAGCCTGACTCCAAGCGCCGCCAGACCAACAACCAACAGAACTGGGGGTCCCAGCCCATCGCCCAGCAGCCCCTGCAGCAAGGGGCCGACTATTCCG GTGGAGAAGCATTGAGAGCGGAACCACTAGAATGA
- the LOC139345792 gene encoding heterogeneous nuclear ribonucleoprotein R isoform X1, producing the protein MAAAEVNGSSAPAKEEEEPMDVTTTHTENYQTLLDAGLPQKVAESLDNIFQTGLVAYVDLDERAIDALREFNEEGALTVLQQFKESDLSHVQNKSAFLCGVMKTYRQREKQGSKVQESTKGPDEAKIKALLERTGYTLDVTTGQRKYGGPPPEDVFKGTQPGIGTEVFVGKIPRDLYEDELVPLFESAGPIWDLRLMMDPLSGQNRGYAFITYCNKDDAQKAVKLCDNHEIRPGKYLGVCISVANNRLFVGSIPKNKTRESILEDFGKVTEGLQEVILYHQPDDKKKNRGFCFLEYEDHKSAAQARRRLMSGKVKVWGNPVTVEWADPVAEPDPEVMAKVKVLFVRKLATAVTEELLEKTFSQFGKLERVKKLKDYAFVHFEERDAAVKAMDEMNGKELGGEEIEIVLAKPPDKKRKERQAARQTTRNAGYDDYYYYPPPRMPPPGRGRGRGGRGGYAYPPDYYGYEDYYDDYYGYDYHDYRGGYEDPYYGYEDVYSMRGRGTRPSRGGPPPPRARGAPPARGRGGYAQRGPPLGGPRGGRGGRGAPFQPQRGRGPRGARGNRGGNVGGKRKADVFNQPDSKRRQTNNQQNWGSQPIAQQPLQQGADYSGNYGYSNDTMEFSQDSYGQQWK; encoded by the exons ATGGCTGCCGCTGAGGTGAACGGTAGTTCTGCCCCGGcgaaggaagaagaggagccCATGGATgtgacaacaacacacacagagaactaCCAGACGCTCCTTGATGCAGGGCTGCCACAGAAAGTGGCTGAAAGTCTAGATAACATCTTCCAGACAG GCTTGGTGGCGTATGTTGACCTTGATGAAAGGGCCATTGATGCACTACGGGAGTTTAACGAGGAGGGGGCGCTTACAGTGCTGCAGCAATTCAAAGAGAGCGACCTGTCCCATGTACAG AATAAAAGTGCTTTCCTTTGTGGAGTCATGAAGActtacagacagagagaaaaacaagggaGTAAAGTACAGGAGTCCACCAAGGGCCCAGATGAGGCAAAAATAAAG gCTCTGTTGGAGCGGACGGGATACACCCTGGATGTCACCACAGGGCAGAGAAAATATGGAGGTCCTCCACCTGAGGATGTGTTCAAAGGAACGCAACCAGGGATTGGAACTGAG GTGTTTGTTGGAAAAATCCCAAGGGATTTGTATGAAGATGAGCTGGTGCCGCTCTTTGAGTCTGCCGGTCCCATCTGGGACCTCAGGTTAATGATGGACCCTCTCTCTGGTCAGAACAGAGGTTACGCCTTCATCACATACTGCAATAAGGATGATGCCCAAAAGGCTGTGAAGCTT tgtgatAACCATGAAATCCGCCCCGGCAAGTACTTGGGAGTGTGTATATCTGTTGCAAACAATCGCCTGTTTGTCGGATCAATTCCAAAGAACAAGACACGAGAGAGTATATTGGAAGACTTTGGCAAAGTTACAG AGGGTCTCCAGGAGGTGATTTTGTACCACCAGCCAgatgacaagaagaagaaccGTGGCTTCTGTTTCCTGGAGTATGAGGACCACAAGTCTGCAGCACAGGCTCGTCGCCGCCTGATGAGCGGCAAGGTCAAGGTGTGGGGGAACCCCGTCACTGTGGAGTGGGCTGACCCTGTCGCTGAGCCAGACCCAGAGGTCATGGCCAAG GTCAAGGTACTCTTTGTAAGGAAGCTGGCCACAGCGGTGACCGAAGAGCTTCTGGAAAAGACCTTCTCTCAGTTTGGAAAGCTGGAGCGAGTGAAGAAATTGAAAGACTACGCTTTTGTCCATTTTGAAGAAAGGGATGCTGCTGTAAAG GCGATGGATGAGATGAATGGGAAGGAGCTAGGAGGAGAGGAAATTGAGATCGTCCTGGCAAAGCCCCcagacaagaagaggaaagagcGCCAAGCAGCTCGGCAGACCACCAGGAATGCAGG GTATgacgactactactactacccACCTCCACGCATGCCCCCACCAGGCCGAGGCAGGGGTCGTGGCGGCCGAGGGGGCTATGCCTATCCACCAGATTACTATGGCTATGAAGACTACTATGATGACTACTATGGCTACGACTATCATGACTACCGTGGTGGCTATGAAGACCCTTACTACGGCTACGAAGACGTGTACAGCATGAGGGGCCGTGGTACTCGTCCCAGCAGGGGGGGACCTCCTCCACCTAGGGCTCGTGGAGCGCCGCCGGCACGTGGTCGTGGCGGCTACGCCCAAAGAGGGCCACCCCTCGGTGGACCGAGGGGGGGCCGAGGAGGCCGGGGAGCCCCTTTCCAGCCGCAGAGGGGCCGCGGTCCTCGCGGGGCCAGGGGCAATCGCGGAGGTAACGTCGGCGGAAAGAGGAAGGCAGACGTGTTTAACCAGCCTGACTCCAAGCGCCGCCAGACCAACAACCAACAGAACTGGGGGTCCCAGCCCATCGCCCAGCAGCCCCTGCAGCAAGGGGCCGACTATTCCGGTAACTATGGTTACAGTAATGACACCATGGAGTTTTCACAGGATTCTTATGGGCAGCAGTGGAAGTAG